A DNA window from Hypomesus transpacificus isolate Combined female chromosome 24, fHypTra1, whole genome shotgun sequence contains the following coding sequences:
- the ccn1l2 gene encoding cellular communication network factor 1, like 2 — translation MYSLVSLRRIVSTLFVVLSSATVMVESDCSARCSCPTLPPSCPPGVSWVADQCGCCKVCAKQFNEDCGASQPCDHIKGLHCHLGAGGDPERGLCRADAQGRPCEFSGRVFQHGEDFQPSCQHQCSCMDGVVGCMPLCPHQVPLPDWRCARPRLARPSGRCCEEWVCDDDNHISEEPGEPPRTTLPHPRPLPNHISTQLQAQALPHEQASAGVTFREGLSLPKSEVLLSPRCRLQTTDWTECSTTCGMGISSRVTNNNPECRLVRETRLCQIRQCELQLELTLGLKRAKKCQRTVRPQEPIRITFAGCSTARRYRPRSCGACTDGRCCAPSLTRTARLRFLCPDGEGFTRNVMWIQRCSCRKSCQGHGAPSRPGVSLHNDIHTFRH, via the exons ATGTATTCTCTGGTTAGTTTGAGACGGATCGTGTCTACTCTGTTCGTTGTCCTCTCCAGTGCTACCGTGATG GTGGAGAGTGACTGCTCGGCCCGCTGCTCCTGCCCCAcgctgcccccctcctgccctccggGAGTCAGCTGGGTGGCGGACCAGTGCGGCTGCTGCAAGGTGTGCGCCAAGCAGTTCAACGAGGACTGCGGAGCCAGCCAGCCCTGCGACCACATCAAAGGCCTGCACTGCCACCTGGGGGCGGGCGGAGACCCCGAGAGGGGACTGTGCCGAG CGGATGCCCAGGGCCGGCCCTGTGAGTTCAGCGGGCGAGTGTTCCAGCACGGCGAGGACTTCCAGCCCAGCTGCCAGCACCAGTGCAGCTGCATGGACGGGGTGGTGGGCTGCATGCCTCTCTGCCCACATCAGGTGCCCCTCCCTGACTGGCGCTGCGCCCGGCCTCGGCTGGCCCGGCCTTCGGGCCGCTGCTGCGAAGAGTGGGTGTGCGACGACGACAACCACATCAGCGAGGAGCCGGGGGAGCCCCCGCGCACCACCCTGCCCCACCCGCGGCCCCTTCCTAACCACATCAGCACCCAGCTCCAGGCCCAGGCTCTGCCACACGAGCAGGCCAGCGCTGGCGTCACTTTCCGGG aggggCTGTCCCTCCCCAAGTCGGAGGTGCTGCTGAGCCCCAGGTGCCGCCTGCAGACCACAGACTGGACGGAATGTTCCACCACGTGCGGGATGGGCATCTCGAGCCGAGTGACCAATAACAATCCAGAATGCCGGTTGGTCAGAGAGACGCGGTTGTGTCAGATTCGCCAGTGTGAACTGCAGCTGGAACTCACCCTTGGTCTGAAG AGAGCAAAGAAGTGCCAGCGTACGGTTCGCCCTCAGGAGCCAATCAGGATCACCTTCGCCGGATGTTCCACGGCCCGGCGCTACCGCCCGCGCTCCTGCGGCGCATGTACAGACGGCCGCTGCTGCGCGCCCTCCCTCACCCGCACCGCTCGCCTCCGCTTCCTGTGCCCGGACGGCGAGGGCTTCACCCGCAACGTCATGTGGATCCAGCGCTGCAGCTGCAGGAAGAGCTGCCAGGGTCACGGCGCCCCCTCCAGGCCTGGAGTCAGCCTGCACAACGACATCCACACCTTCAGGCATTGA
- the si:dkey-90l8.3 gene encoding LIM domain transcription factor LMO4.1 codes for MVNSQASCGGASPRSCAGCGGKIADRFLLYSMERYWHTRCLKCSCCHAQLGDIGTSCYSKGGMILCRSDYIRLFGHSGACSACGQSIPANEMVMRAQGNVYHLKCFSCATCRNRLMPGDRFHYVNGTIFCEHDRPGSALLSSHLPPLQSNPALTDQKVC; via the exons ATGGTGAACAGCCAGGCGTCGTGCGGCGGGGCATCCCCGAGGTCGTGTGCAGGGTGCGGGGGGAAGATAGCCGACCGCTTCCTGCTCTACTCCATGGAGCGCTACTGGCACACGCGCTGCCTCAAGTGTTCCTGCTGTCACGCGCAGCTGGGCGACATCGGCACCTCCTGCTACAGTAAAGGGGGCATGATCCTCTGCAGGAGCGACTACATCAG GTTGTTTGGGCACAGTGGGGCATGCAGTGCCTGTGGCCAGTCTATCCCTGCCAACGAGATGGTGATGAGGGCACAGGGTAACGTCTACCACCTCAAG TGTTTCTCCTGCGCCACCTGTAGAAACAGGCTCATGCCGGGCGATCGCTTCCACTACGTCAACGGCACCATCTTCTGTGAGCACGACCGGCCGGGCTCGGCCCTGCTCAGCAgccacctgccccccctgcagtCGAACCCAGCTCTGACCGACCAGAAG GTATGTTGA
- the bcl2l16 gene encoding BCL2 like 16 — protein sequence MCQSEDPERSHGVASTDPLVREAYLMAHDYIDYVTAGSDGPVAPPPTSCAAALRHAGDELLVRFPIFFRRWPRVFQDVTSASACPMLMAILDEHFAPTTSGGRRRELAWSAVLSVYVLAGQMALHCRDRGMVTVLPQLKECVGSYVERVICPEIRDRGGWSGFVTRFGQKQNLEGQVKKVCCWTLLLLATSILSYFLWKRRMS from the exons ATGTGTCAGTCCGAGGACCCAGAGAGGTCACATGGGGTCGCCAGCACTGACCCTCTGGTGAGAGAGGCCTACCTGATGGCCCACGACTACATCGACTACGTCACCGCCGGGTCAGACGGCCCCGTGGCTCCGCCCCCCACCTCCTGCGCCGCGGCCCTGCGTCACGCCGGCGACGAGCTCCTCGTCCGCTTCCCCATCTTCTTCAGGCGCTGGCCGCGCGTCTTCCAGGATGTGACCTCGGCCTCGGCCTGCCCCATGCTCATGGCTATCCTGGACGAGCACTTTGCCCCCACGACCTCTGGGGGGCGCCGGAGAGAGCTGGCCTGGAGCGCAGTGTTGTCGGTCTATGTGCTGGCCGGCCAGATGGCCCTGCACTGCCGTGACAGGGGCATGGTGACGGTCCTGCCCCAGCTGAAGGAGTGTGTGGGCAGCTACGTGGAGAGGGTGATCTGCCCGGAGATAAGAGACAGGGGTGGCTGG AGTGGCTTTGTGACTCGCTTCGGCCAGAAGCAGAACTTGGAGGGTCAGGTGAAGAAAGTGTGTTGTTGGACACTTCTCCTGTTGGCCACAAGTATCCTCTCCTACTTCCTGTGGAAAAGAAGAATGTCTTAA